AAATATCCGTATGAGACGTTAAATACAGGTTTACATGTTAATGATAAACCTGATACGGTGGTAAAAAATAGAGAGGCGGTAGCAAAACTAATTAATTTCCCTATTGAAAACTGGGTATGTGCTGAACAAATTCATGATCATACCATAACTAAAGTAACAAAGAAGGATATAGGGAAAGGCATCTACTCCTATTCTACATCTATAGATGGTACAGACGGCTTATATACTACTGATGCCGGTATATTGTTAACATTATGCTATGCAGATTGTGTCCCTATTTATTTTCGGGCTAACAATAAGGATATAATAGGCGTGGCACATGCGGGATGGAAAGGTTCAGTGAAAAATATTGTTGGAAAGATGGTACAGCAATGGACTGAAAATGAAGAAGTTAAAAGAAATGACATTTATGTTGCTATTGGACCTTCAATAGGAAGTTGCTGCTATAAAGTGGATGAACGTGTAATTAAGCAAGTAGATGCTATCTTACAAAATCATGATCTCCTTCCTTATACTTTTATTGGTAATGGAGAATATAGTTTAGATTTAAAACAATTAAACCAACAATTATTGGTTGAAGCTGGTATACTAGTTGACAATATTGAAGTTTCAACTTATTGTACGAGTTGTCAAGAAGAGTTATTTTATTCTTACAGACGGGACAATGGTAAGACTGGTAGAATGATGAGCTTTATTGGTATGAAGGAGGTATAATGTCAGATTGTCTGTTGAGGTAAATTTAGCTATTATTGAAGAAAAAATAACCGAAGCGTCTGCAAAAGTTAATCGTGACAGGAATGATATTAATATCATAGCGGTGACGAAATATGTAACTGTTGAACGGGTCGAAGAAGCCATACAAGCAGGAATTACTCATTTTGGTGAGAACAGAGATCAAGGTTTCAACGATAAATGGGAACAAATTGGAGCAAAGGTTACCTGGCATTTTATTGGGACGTTACAAACGAGAAAGGTAAAGAATATTATTAATAAGGTTGACTACATCCATTCTTTAGACAGACTTTCGTTAGCTGAAGAAATTCAAAAGCGCGCTACGAAGCCAATTAAATGTTTCATCCAGGTGAACACTTCAGGCGAGGGCTCAAAACATGGTATGTCTCCCGATGAAGTATTACCATTTATTGAAAAAATAAAAGATTTTCCAAATGTTTCTATCGTAGGACTGATGACAATGGCACCACATACAGATGATGTTTCAATCATTCGTTTGTGCTTTAATAAATTAAAAGAACTTCAACAACAAGTACAAGCTCTTTCCTTAGCATATGCACCTTGTTTAGATCTATCAATGGGTATGTCAAATGATTACGAAATTGCGATCGAAGAAGGGGCAACATATTTACGTATAGGTTCTTCTTTAGTTGGCAATGAGCAGTGATTAAGAGCACAGTGAGGAGTACTTTTGTATTTAGCAAAAGGTTTGATTTTGGAAGCTTATATGGATTATCGTCTAAAAGGCTAGTTCACGAGGTGAGAGGGGAGTGTCAATATGAGCATAATGTCAAAGTTTAAGAACTTTTTTGCACTTGAAGATGAATATGATTATGTTGATGAGCAAGAAGAATATGAGCATGATGATGAAATAGACGTATCGAAACAGCCAAAAGCTAATCAGAAACAAAATATTGTGAGTTTACAAAGCGTACAAAAATCTTCTAAAGTCGTATTAATTGAACCAAGAGCGTATAGTGAAGTTCAAGATATAGCTGATCAATTAAAAAATAGACGTTCTGTTGTAGTAAATTTACAACGAAACCAGCATGACCAAGCAAAAAGAATTGTTGATTTTTTAAGTGGGACAGTGTATGCTCTCGGTGGGGATATACAAAAGGTAGGATCTAATATTTTTCTATGTACGCCTGACAATGTTGATGTTTCTGGAACAATTTCTGAGTTGTCAATTGATGAAGACTCTTTAGGACAGAGGTGGTAAACTTATATGGAACTATTACTTAGTATTATTTTATTTGCAGTAGATATATATTTTTATGCTCTTTTTATTTACATATTAATGTCTTGGTTTCCAAATGCAAAAGAAACAAGTATCGGTCAAGTTTTAACTTCTATTTGTGAACCTTATTTAGAACCATTTAGAAAAATAATCCCACCTCTTGGTATGATTGATATATCACCAATCGTTGCAATTCTTGTATTGCGGTATGCAAGTTATGGTTTGCAATTTTTATTTAGCTCTTTTTTACTTTAATATAGCAGTATAGATGTAAGGAATCTTTCTTAGATTCCTTTTTCTTAC
This region of Bacillus sp. SM2101 genomic DNA includes:
- a CDS encoding cell division protein SepF produces the protein MSIMSKFKNFFALEDEYDYVDEQEEYEHDDEIDVSKQPKANQKQNIVSLQSVQKSSKVVLIEPRAYSEVQDIADQLKNRRSVVVNLQRNQHDQAKRIVDFLSGTVYALGGDIQKVGSNIFLCTPDNVDVSGTISELSIDEDSLGQRW
- a CDS encoding YggS family pyridoxal phosphate-dependent enzyme, which gives rise to MSVEVNLAIIEEKITEASAKVNRDRNDINIIAVTKYVTVERVEEAIQAGITHFGENRDQGFNDKWEQIGAKVTWHFIGTLQTRKVKNIINKVDYIHSLDRLSLAEEIQKRATKPIKCFIQVNTSGEGSKHGMSPDEVLPFIEKIKDFPNVSIVGLMTMAPHTDDVSIIRLCFNKLKELQQQVQALSLAYAPCLDLSMGMSNDYEIAIEEGATYLRIGSSLVGNEQ
- the pgeF gene encoding peptidoglycan editing factor PgeF; translated protein: MYEPFQQIEHEEILYLPWHVFNSKVVAGFTTKNGGYSKYPYETLNTGLHVNDKPDTVVKNREAVAKLINFPIENWVCAEQIHDHTITKVTKKDIGKGIYSYSTSIDGTDGLYTTDAGILLTLCYADCVPIYFRANNKDIIGVAHAGWKGSVKNIVGKMVQQWTENEEVKRNDIYVAIGPSIGSCCYKVDERVIKQVDAILQNHDLLPYTFIGNGEYSLDLKQLNQQLLVEAGILVDNIEVSTYCTSCQEELFYSYRRDNGKTGRMMSFIGMKEV
- a CDS encoding YggT family protein; the protein is MELLLSIILFAVDIYFYALFIYILMSWFPNAKETSIGQVLTSICEPYLEPFRKIIPPLGMIDISPIVAILVLRYASYGLQFLFSSFLL